One stretch of Sandaracinaceae bacterium DNA includes these proteins:
- a CDS encoding ATP synthase F0 subunit B, giving the protein MTRSTSSLLLALALAALAPAALAGAQHGEEAAHEAAPSADAHGGGHGEALTFEGLLHNEHITELYGSVFNFLILFGIFVWVIKTKVNPQLAKKREDMQEAMAEAARLKAEAEAKQREFQSRLERLDDELDAIRTDMVKAGEAERDRIVAEAEKKAARIRKDADFVIAQRFKQLREDLTKEAVESAMVAAEAVLREKATPADQTRLADVYLARLNEVAAEGAAQEKQA; this is encoded by the coding sequence ATGACGCGGTCCACGTCCTCTCTCCTCCTCGCGCTGGCCCTCGCGGCCCTCGCGCCGGCCGCGCTCGCGGGCGCCCAGCACGGCGAAGAGGCCGCCCACGAAGCGGCCCCGTCGGCCGACGCCCACGGCGGCGGTCACGGCGAAGCGCTCACCTTCGAGGGCCTGCTCCACAACGAGCACATCACCGAGCTGTACGGCTCGGTCTTCAACTTCCTCATCCTGTTCGGGATCTTCGTCTGGGTCATCAAGACCAAGGTGAACCCGCAGCTGGCGAAGAAGCGCGAGGACATGCAGGAGGCCATGGCCGAGGCCGCGCGCCTCAAGGCCGAGGCCGAGGCGAAGCAGCGCGAGTTCCAGAGCCGCCTCGAGCGGCTGGACGACGAGCTGGACGCCATCCGCACCGACATGGTGAAGGCCGGCGAGGCCGAGCGCGACCGCATCGTGGCCGAAGCGGAGAAGAAGGCGGCGCGCATCCGCAAGGACGCCGACTTCGTCATTGCGCAGCGCTTCAAGCAGCTGCGGGAAGACCTCACCAAAGAAGCCGTGGAGTCGGCCATGGTCGCCGCCGAGGCCGTGCTTCGCGAGAAGGCCACCCCGGCCGACCAGACGCGCCTGGCGGACGTCTACCTGGCTCGCCTCAACGAGGTAGCCGCCGAGGGCGCTGCCCAGGAGAAGCAGGCGTGA
- a CDS encoding H(+)-transporting ATPase, translating to MTLLTSTLLSGGSMIDLDATLVVQMGLFFVALLVLHTLIFKPLLKVFEAREEAIDGAKDAAKQFEADAAGAGNEFEEKMREIRVKAGEERDRLRSEGAKLEASILSSVQTETQKQLTDADAQLESEANKLRRELQAQVPVLARSIAGKLLQREVQ from the coding sequence ATGACCCTGTTGACGAGCACCCTCCTCTCCGGAGGCTCCATGATCGACCTGGACGCGACGCTCGTCGTCCAGATGGGGCTTTTCTTCGTCGCGCTGCTGGTCCTCCACACGCTCATCTTCAAGCCCTTGCTCAAGGTCTTCGAGGCGCGTGAAGAGGCCATCGACGGCGCCAAGGACGCTGCCAAGCAGTTCGAGGCCGACGCGGCTGGTGCCGGCAACGAGTTCGAAGAGAAGATGCGCGAGATTCGCGTGAAGGCTGGCGAAGAGCGCGACCGTTTGCGCTCCGAGGGGGCCAAGCTGGAGGCCAGCATCCTGTCCTCGGTCCAGACCGAGACCCAGAAGCAGCTCACGGACGCGGACGCACAGCTCGAGAGTGAAGCCAACAAGCTGCGCCGCGAGCTGCAGGCCCAGGTGCCCGTCCTCGCGCGCTCCATCGCCGGCAAGCTGCTGCAGCGAGAGGTTCAATGA
- a CDS encoding SRPBCC family protein: MNRTSFSAALALALVTGLASNAGAQSGPGDDLVSGQLSQAGTSIEWGTARGVVDEPIEEVMGVIEDYANYAAFLPHFAASRVLSRRGAAAMVYVEVNVMRNSATLWAQLRIRPRANRGDTRVIEATMTDGNVDLFHALWEVTPVDAGHTMVEFRILVDPDLPLPASVFTGENVKAARRTIRALRRRVAVVA; the protein is encoded by the coding sequence ATGAACCGCACCTCATTCTCTGCCGCGCTCGCGCTCGCCTTGGTCACGGGCCTCGCATCGAACGCTGGGGCCCAGTCCGGCCCAGGAGACGACCTGGTCAGCGGTCAGCTCAGCCAGGCGGGCACCTCCATCGAGTGGGGGACGGCGCGCGGGGTCGTGGACGAGCCCATCGAGGAAGTCATGGGTGTCATCGAGGACTACGCCAACTACGCCGCCTTCCTCCCGCACTTCGCCGCTTCGCGGGTCCTGTCGCGGCGCGGCGCGGCCGCGATGGTCTACGTGGAGGTCAACGTCATGCGCAACTCCGCCACCCTCTGGGCGCAGCTGCGGATCCGCCCACGAGCCAACCGCGGGGACACCCGAGTCATCGAGGCCACCATGACCGACGGCAACGTGGACCTCTTCCACGCACTCTGGGAGGTCACGCCGGTGGACGCCGGACACACCATGGTGGAGTTCCGCATCCTGGTGGACCCCGACCTGCCGCTTCCGGCTTCGGTCTTCACGGGCGAGAACGTGAAGGCCGCCCGTCGCACCATCCGCGCGCTGCGCCGCCGCGTCGCCGTGGTGGCCTGA
- a CDS encoding polymer-forming cytoskeletal protein encodes MADTDLTGLSEINALLGAGTEYEGKLVFQGRVRVDGRFAGEIHGNDVLILGATADVRADVHVGALIVLGGTLRGNVVARRLVELHAPGAVHGDIETPQLFIDKGATFTGSCTMGSGPAEVHPLEHAVGAAQSAQAPAREELSPQVADVATSEDMATDDDSPFLRAPNDEGAPVTDAPFPGSRT; translated from the coding sequence ATGGCGGACACGGACCTCACTGGGCTCTCGGAGATCAACGCGCTGCTCGGCGCGGGTACCGAGTACGAAGGCAAGCTCGTCTTTCAGGGACGAGTGCGTGTCGATGGTCGCTTCGCGGGCGAGATCCACGGCAATGACGTCCTGATCCTGGGCGCCACGGCGGACGTCCGTGCCGACGTGCACGTCGGAGCGCTGATCGTTCTGGGCGGTACCCTCCGAGGAAACGTCGTCGCTCGCAGGCTGGTGGAGCTTCACGCGCCGGGCGCCGTGCATGGCGACATCGAGACGCCGCAGCTGTTCATCGACAAGGGCGCCACGTTCACCGGCTCGTGCACCATGGGGAGTGGGCCGGCGGAAGTGCACCCGCTCGAGCACGCCGTGGGCGCAGCGCAAAGCGCCCAGGCACCCGCTCGGGAGGAACTCAGCCCCCAAGTGGCCGACGTCGCCACCTCGGAGGACATGGCCACCGACGACGACTCTCCGTTTCTGCGTGCCCCAAACGACGAGGGCGCGCCGGTGACCGACGCGCCCTTTCCTGGTTCTCGGACCTGA
- the atpC gene encoding ATP synthase F1 subunit epsilon: MAAVLNLEVATPTGLALKTEAASVAAPSVRGEFGVLPGHLPLLAALRCGVLEYVANGKKHVAAIGPGFVEAGPDKVLLLTDMIELPEEIDLEVAKADYTKANEALRAFGERHEGPEFSELEREKEWAEARIKTHEMAAR; this comes from the coding sequence GTGGCCGCTGTACTCAACCTGGAGGTGGCGACGCCCACGGGCCTCGCGCTCAAGACCGAAGCGGCCTCCGTCGCGGCGCCCAGCGTGCGTGGTGAGTTCGGCGTCCTGCCGGGCCACCTTCCGCTGCTGGCCGCGCTGCGCTGCGGCGTGCTCGAGTACGTCGCCAACGGCAAGAAGCACGTGGCGGCCATCGGGCCTGGTTTCGTCGAGGCCGGCCCCGACAAGGTGCTGCTGCTGACCGACATGATCGAGCTCCCCGAGGAGATCGACCTCGAAGTGGCCAAGGCCGACTACACCAAGGCCAACGAGGCGCTGCGCGCGTTCGGCGAGCGCCACGAGGGCCCTGAGTTCTCGGAGCTCGAGCGTGAGAAGGAGTGGGCCGAGGCCCGCATCAAGACGCACGAGATGGCCGCGCGCTGA
- a CDS encoding FAD-binding protein yields the protein MSSRTTAARPRTNAPDPAQPPLVLDDPSAERWDDTADLVVVGFGGAGVCAALEGRERGLDVLVVDRFHGGGATAISGGVFYSGGGTHIQREAGVEDSVDEMVKYLAMETQGVVSEELLREFCEGSADTLRWLERYGVPFEASLCPFKTSYPLDKYYLYYSGNEGLYPFKEKAKPAPRGHRAKGKGLPGASFYAPLRESALRLGTRVMTETRVTRLLADRDGAIVGVEAQRIEGPWARLHQEMAARAIQIVPYNPGLATKLREQCFQLEKTRSKTIRLRGTKGVVLAAGGFVYNREMIEQHAPSYRKGMPLGTPADNGSGIQLGQSVGGGIDRMGRVSAWRFINPPVAFAHGFIVNKQGQRYINEMRYGAAIGEAMVDQNEGTALLVIDQHLKDLAREQSRPGEAQWFQRAPALLNLWFNSKKGNTIEELAAAIKVPADALRKTLTAYNQKADSKQSDEFGKTPDTMRAMHRGPYYAIDCSVYSKRFPCPTLTLGGLTVEEQSGLVKREDGSIVKGLYAAGRSAVGICSRQYVSGLSIADCVFSGRRAARHAAA from the coding sequence ATGAGCTCACGCACGACCGCCGCACGCCCTCGCACCAACGCCCCCGATCCGGCGCAGCCGCCGCTGGTCCTCGATGACCCCTCGGCCGAGCGCTGGGACGACACGGCTGACCTCGTCGTCGTCGGCTTCGGTGGCGCGGGCGTCTGCGCGGCCCTCGAGGGGCGCGAGCGCGGCCTCGACGTGCTGGTGGTCGACCGCTTCCACGGGGGCGGCGCCACGGCCATCAGTGGCGGGGTGTTCTACTCGGGAGGGGGGACGCACATCCAGCGAGAGGCCGGTGTCGAGGACTCGGTCGACGAGATGGTGAAGTACCTCGCGATGGAGACGCAGGGTGTGGTGAGCGAGGAGCTCCTGCGCGAGTTCTGCGAGGGCAGCGCGGACACCCTGCGCTGGCTCGAGCGCTACGGCGTGCCCTTCGAGGCCAGCCTGTGCCCCTTCAAGACCAGCTACCCGCTGGACAAGTACTACCTCTACTACTCGGGCAACGAGGGGCTCTACCCCTTCAAGGAGAAGGCCAAGCCCGCGCCGCGTGGCCATCGCGCGAAGGGCAAGGGCCTGCCGGGCGCCTCGTTCTACGCGCCGCTGCGCGAGTCGGCGCTGCGCCTCGGCACCCGCGTGATGACCGAGACGCGCGTCACGCGGCTGCTCGCCGATCGTGACGGCGCGATCGTGGGCGTGGAGGCGCAGCGCATCGAAGGCCCCTGGGCGCGGCTGCACCAGGAGATGGCCGCGCGCGCCATCCAGATCGTCCCCTACAACCCGGGGCTGGCCACCAAGCTGCGCGAACAGTGCTTCCAGCTCGAGAAGACGCGCAGCAAGACCATCCGGCTGCGCGGCACGAAGGGCGTGGTGCTCGCCGCTGGCGGCTTCGTCTACAACCGTGAGATGATCGAGCAGCACGCGCCCAGCTACCGCAAGGGCATGCCGCTCGGCACGCCCGCCGACAACGGCAGCGGCATCCAGCTCGGGCAGAGCGTGGGCGGCGGCATCGACCGCATGGGCCGTGTGTCGGCGTGGCGCTTCATCAACCCGCCCGTCGCGTTCGCCCATGGCTTCATCGTCAACAAGCAGGGCCAGCGCTACATCAACGAGATGCGCTACGGGGCGGCCATCGGTGAGGCCATGGTCGACCAGAACGAGGGCACCGCGCTGCTCGTCATCGACCAGCACCTGAAGGACCTGGCGCGCGAGCAGTCTCGCCCCGGCGAAGCGCAGTGGTTCCAGCGTGCTCCCGCGCTGCTCAACCTCTGGTTCAACTCCAAGAAGGGCAACACCATCGAGGAGCTGGCGGCGGCGATCAAGGTCCCGGCGGACGCGCTGCGCAAGACGCTTACGGCCTACAACCAGAAGGCCGACAGCAAGCAGTCCGACGAGTTCGGCAAGACGCCGGACACCATGCGCGCCATGCACCGCGGGCCCTACTACGCCATCGACTGCTCGGTCTACAGCAAGCGCTTCCCCTGCCCGACGCTCACGCTGGGCGGCCTCACGGTGGAGGAGCAGAGCGGCCTCGTGAAGCGTGAGGACGGCTCCATCGTGAAGGGCCTCTACGCCGCCGGTCGCTCGGCGGTGGGCATCTGCTCGCGTCAGTACGTGAGCGGCCTCAGCATCGCCGACTGCGTGTTCTCGGGTCGCCGCGCCGCGCGTCACGCGGCCGCCTGA
- a CDS encoding metallophosphoesterase — translation MIRGGDFELRRFAGPVRWVEELAGLRVTHLTDLHVGRVTPMSVQHEAMDIVNAEAPDLVALTGDFVCHSLNYLDELTETLKRLNAPAVAVLGNHDYWAGGEEVQAALERAGVLVLRNQNTLLTLAGKPLQIVGLDDAYTGHADLSAATLGLRPGIPILGLSHIGEEADALWSHGAGLVLAGHTHAGQVTLAGLHELALGKLIGHRYVHGIYGSRRELAAPQGALYVGAGVGAAVMPLRLGERARREVTTFELGLAPGQLEEHHDDQPALPGRAPSAATRARRAAVVTKKRAKRAAKRGS, via the coding sequence ATGATCCGCGGGGGAGACTTCGAGCTGCGCCGTTTCGCCGGGCCCGTGCGCTGGGTGGAAGAGCTCGCGGGGCTGCGTGTCACGCACCTGACCGACCTGCACGTGGGCCGCGTCACCCCCATGTCGGTGCAGCACGAGGCCATGGACATCGTGAACGCCGAGGCGCCCGACCTGGTGGCGCTCACCGGCGACTTCGTGTGCCACAGCCTGAACTACCTGGACGAGCTCACGGAGACGCTGAAGCGCCTGAACGCACCCGCGGTCGCGGTGCTGGGCAACCACGACTACTGGGCCGGCGGCGAGGAGGTGCAGGCGGCCCTCGAGCGCGCCGGCGTGTTGGTGCTGCGCAACCAGAACACGCTGCTCACCCTGGCGGGCAAGCCGCTCCAGATCGTGGGCCTCGACGACGCGTACACGGGCCACGCCGACCTGAGCGCCGCCACCCTGGGCCTGCGTCCCGGCATCCCCATCCTCGGGCTCAGCCACATCGGCGAGGAGGCCGACGCGCTCTGGAGCCACGGAGCCGGGCTGGTGCTCGCGGGCCACACACACGCGGGGCAGGTCACGCTGGCCGGGCTCCATGAGCTCGCGCTCGGCAAGCTGATTGGGCACCGCTACGTGCACGGCATCTACGGCTCACGGCGGGAGCTGGCCGCGCCGCAGGGCGCGCTCTACGTGGGCGCTGGCGTGGGCGCCGCGGTCATGCCCCTGCGCCTCGGCGAGCGCGCGCGCCGCGAGGTCACCACGTTCGAGCTGGGCCTGGCGCCCGGTCAGCTGGAAGAGCACCACGACGACCAGCCCGCGCTCCCGGGGCGCGCTCCGTCGGCGGCCACGCGTGCCCGCCGGGCGGCCGTGGTCACCAAGAAGCGCGCAAAACGCGCGGCAAAACGGGGCTCCTGA
- a CDS encoding metallophosphoesterase, whose protein sequence is MLTFSTDPKVAERQMQAIIFYLTTFGYIDGDFDSAEKDFVREYIRKLVEVRVTSGMPQADETLRLELVGKFTQHFHEVFEGIDRHVRELFTEAVAKDEDQDAFIHSKLKLRCFELFQEFDDANQKVLIEAMDDLIAADGELHPAELKFRNELIDLFESDIDIDIAVTDADKKVRISEEPIEMHASQVTHPFFDQFEHHYSADPETIKQQIQGDRDLIDTMIELLAKQAAKGEGKLDGIQKVDAFAGQEPFLDGHTYVHPIDPNCAGYELTVLGDVHGCYSCLKGAVMQADFFAKVAAYKANPAGLKKPILVLLGDYIDRGMFSLNGVLRSVMQIFVTAPDHVYVLRGNHEYYLEYKGQIFGGVKPAEAINTLKPHLPVEVFQHYMKLFDKMPNVLLFGRTMYVHAGIPRDRLIKEKWHDMSALNDPDMRFQMMWSDPSSADVIPAELQEQSARFPFGRLQATRFLNRMGCNTLVRGHEKVDEGFLKNYDDENITLITLFSAGGEDNGDLPPDSSYRSVTPKSMTVTYVGDDMTVAPWTIDYKTYNDPSTNAFFKRAPEIEHRK, encoded by the coding sequence ATGCTCACGTTCAGCACGGATCCGAAAGTCGCCGAGCGCCAGATGCAGGCGATCATCTTCTACCTGACCACGTTCGGATATATCGACGGGGACTTCGACAGCGCCGAAAAGGACTTCGTCCGCGAGTACATCCGCAAGCTGGTGGAGGTGCGCGTCACGAGCGGCATGCCCCAAGCCGACGAGACGCTGCGGCTGGAGCTGGTGGGCAAGTTCACCCAGCACTTCCACGAGGTCTTCGAGGGCATCGACCGGCACGTGCGCGAGCTCTTCACCGAGGCCGTGGCCAAGGACGAAGACCAGGACGCCTTCATCCACTCGAAGCTCAAGCTGCGCTGCTTCGAGCTCTTCCAGGAGTTCGACGACGCCAACCAGAAGGTGCTCATCGAGGCCATGGACGACCTCATCGCCGCCGACGGCGAGCTGCATCCGGCGGAGCTCAAGTTCCGCAACGAGCTCATCGACCTGTTCGAGAGCGACATCGACATCGACATCGCGGTCACCGACGCCGACAAGAAGGTTCGCATCTCGGAGGAGCCCATCGAGATGCACGCGTCGCAGGTGACGCACCCGTTCTTCGACCAGTTCGAGCACCACTACTCGGCGGACCCGGAGACCATCAAGCAGCAGATCCAGGGCGACCGAGACCTGATCGACACCATGATCGAGCTGCTGGCCAAGCAGGCGGCGAAGGGCGAAGGCAAGCTCGACGGAATCCAGAAGGTGGACGCGTTCGCAGGCCAGGAGCCGTTCCTGGACGGTCACACCTACGTTCACCCCATCGACCCCAATTGCGCGGGCTACGAGCTGACGGTGCTGGGTGACGTGCACGGCTGCTACAGCTGCCTCAAGGGCGCCGTCATGCAGGCCGACTTCTTCGCCAAGGTGGCCGCCTACAAGGCCAACCCGGCAGGCCTGAAGAAGCCCATCCTGGTGCTGCTGGGCGACTACATCGACCGCGGCATGTTCAGCCTGAACGGCGTGCTCCGCAGCGTCATGCAGATCTTCGTGACCGCACCCGACCACGTCTACGTGCTGCGCGGAAACCACGAGTACTACCTCGAGTACAAGGGTCAGATCTTCGGTGGCGTGAAGCCGGCCGAGGCCATCAACACGCTGAAGCCGCACCTCCCGGTGGAGGTCTTCCAGCATTACATGAAGCTCTTCGACAAGATGCCCAACGTGCTGCTCTTCGGGCGCACCATGTACGTGCACGCCGGGATCCCGCGCGACCGCCTGATCAAGGAGAAGTGGCACGACATGTCCGCCCTCAATGATCCGGACATGCGCTTCCAGATGATGTGGAGCGACCCGAGCTCCGCCGACGTCATCCCCGCCGAGCTGCAGGAGCAGTCGGCGCGCTTCCCCTTCGGCCGCCTGCAGGCCACCCGCTTCCTGAACCGCATGGGCTGCAACACGCTGGTGCGCGGCCACGAGAAGGTGGACGAGGGGTTCCTCAAGAACTACGACGACGAGAACATCACGCTCATCACGCTGTTCTCCGCCGGGGGCGAGGACAACGGCGACTTGCCCCCCGACTCCAGCTATCGCAGCGTGACCCCCAAGTCGATGACCGTCACGTACGTGGGGGACGACATGACCGTCGCGCCGTGGACCATCGACTACAAGACGTACAACGACCCGAGCACGAATGCGTTCTTCAAGCGTGCTCCCGAGATCGAACACCGAAAGTAA
- the tpx gene encoding thiol peroxidase, producing the protein MANITFKGNPVSTNGELPAVGSTAPDFTLVGADLSEKSLADFAGKTKILTINPSYDTGVCQATARAFNKQAAGKEGTVVLAISADLPFAQKRFCGAEGIEGVVTLSSFRSSFSDDWGLTMLGGPLKGLTARAVVVLDGDNKVVHTELVPEIVQEPNYDAALSAG; encoded by the coding sequence ATGGCCAATATCACCTTCAAGGGCAACCCCGTCAGCACCAACGGCGAGCTCCCCGCAGTGGGCAGCACGGCCCCCGACTTCACCCTCGTGGGCGCCGACCTGAGCGAGAAGTCGCTCGCGGACTTCGCTGGCAAGACCAAGATCCTGACCATCAACCCGAGCTACGACACGGGCGTCTGCCAGGCCACCGCGCGCGCGTTCAACAAGCAGGCCGCCGGCAAGGAGGGCACCGTGGTGCTCGCCATCAGCGCCGACCTGCCGTTCGCGCAGAAGCGCTTCTGTGGGGCCGAGGGCATCGAGGGCGTCGTCACGCTCTCCTCGTTCCGCAGCTCGTTCAGCGACGACTGGGGCCTGACCATGCTGGGCGGTCCGCTCAAGGGCCTCACGGCGCGTGCCGTGGTGGTGCTCGATGGCGACAACAAGGTCGTCCACACCGAGCTGGTGCCCGAGATCGTGCAAGAGCCCAACTACGACGCCGCGCTGAGCGCCGGCTGA
- a CDS encoding nuclear transport factor 2 family protein: protein MTTVKAINPKPARTFTRAELEQTLDAWLEANRRAEAAGDWIAHLGPFYTDDAVYRWNIGPNEEFEARGRREIEDVAIGYQMKGFEGWEYPYQRVLIDETLGEIVAFWKQIAPVKRADGTDYEVAGVGGSWFRYAGDGKFSEQRDFFDLGNVFALFAELAADGHLNPVIAEKVQTKVKSKTLLRGHRHLRPPAGLRDKLRTGAAMARIVLRGR from the coding sequence ATGACCACCGTGAAGGCCATCAACCCGAAGCCCGCCCGCACGTTCACGCGCGCGGAGCTGGAGCAGACCCTGGACGCCTGGCTCGAGGCCAACCGCCGCGCCGAAGCCGCGGGCGACTGGATCGCACACCTCGGGCCGTTCTACACCGATGACGCCGTCTACCGCTGGAACATCGGGCCCAACGAGGAGTTCGAGGCCCGCGGGCGACGCGAGATCGAGGACGTGGCCATCGGTTACCAGATGAAGGGCTTCGAGGGTTGGGAGTACCCCTACCAGCGCGTGCTCATCGACGAGACGCTGGGCGAGATCGTGGCGTTCTGGAAGCAGATTGCGCCCGTGAAGCGGGCTGACGGAACGGACTATGAAGTGGCCGGCGTTGGCGGCTCGTGGTTCCGCTACGCGGGCGACGGCAAGTTCAGCGAGCAGCGCGACTTCTTCGACCTGGGCAACGTGTTCGCGCTCTTCGCGGAGCTGGCGGCGGACGGGCACCTGAACCCGGTCATCGCCGAGAAGGTGCAGACCAAGGTGAAGAGCAAGACGCTGCTGCGCGGCCACCGCCACCTGCGGCCACCCGCTGGGCTGCGCGACAAGCTGCGCACGGGCGCCGCCATGGCGCGCATCGTGTTGCGCGGGCGCTGA
- a CDS encoding putative metal-binding motif-containing protein, whose product MVAACDAGTPSVEDASVDLTCVLDRECQDGVFCNGEERCMPGATDANERGCVLALGVTCPLGYGCDEEERFCRIECASAADGDGDGHVAVACGGDDCDDADPNRFPGNAEVCDAEGHDEDCNLETFGFVDQDGDGSALVTCCNQDDETELCGDDCNDADSLINPRAGEACDRVDNNCDGLADENCPCMPGTSEVCGSTEAGDCQLGRRLCIDGILGECIGAIYEAEEICDGNDNDCDGQTDEATLRTYYEDQDGDGYGVGASTRLACSVPDGWASNPLDCDDARTFVNPAVPESCNALDDDCDGDTDEGLERTFYLDDDGDGFGATASASMACTPPSADHTERGGDCDDASAARSPVGLEACNGADDDCDTSTDEGVLRTYYLDADGDGVGGLTTQSACSPPTNYVALGGDCADSNAARYPGRFDACNGVDDDCNGSIDPGCDCEDGDTQTNCGPATGMGECVIGTQLCIGGQWGECVGAVATSLETCDGRDEDCDGVIDNGVRATGCFADADADTYGTGIATTQCRDAARPAHGFCPAGYTNRGGDCNDSDASVRPGSTEACNGRDDDCTGSADDGMGMVCIAGSSRAGVGNNGFCASVPGTYQCVACTSEVFTASPLPRPATASTTTAMARWTMHSPAFGTRRRMRA is encoded by the coding sequence ATGGTGGCCGCCTGTGACGCGGGCACGCCCAGCGTGGAGGACGCCAGCGTGGACCTGACCTGTGTGCTGGACCGCGAGTGTCAGGACGGGGTGTTCTGCAACGGCGAAGAGCGCTGCATGCCCGGCGCCACCGACGCCAACGAGCGCGGTTGCGTTCTGGCGCTCGGGGTCACCTGCCCGCTGGGCTACGGCTGCGACGAGGAAGAGCGCTTCTGCCGAATCGAGTGTGCATCCGCCGCCGATGGCGATGGCGACGGTCACGTGGCCGTGGCGTGCGGCGGGGACGACTGCGACGACGCGGATCCCAACCGCTTCCCCGGGAACGCCGAGGTGTGCGATGCCGAGGGCCACGACGAAGACTGCAACCTCGAGACCTTCGGCTTCGTGGACCAGGACGGGGACGGCTCGGCGCTGGTGACCTGCTGCAACCAGGACGACGAGACCGAGCTCTGCGGAGACGACTGCAACGACGCGGACTCGCTGATCAACCCGCGCGCGGGGGAGGCCTGCGACCGCGTGGACAACAACTGCGACGGGCTGGCCGACGAGAACTGCCCCTGCATGCCCGGGACCTCGGAGGTCTGCGGCTCGACGGAAGCCGGAGACTGTCAGCTCGGGCGCCGCTTGTGCATCGACGGAATCCTGGGGGAGTGCATCGGCGCCATCTACGAGGCGGAGGAGATCTGCGACGGGAACGACAACGACTGCGATGGCCAGACCGATGAGGCCACGCTGCGCACGTACTACGAAGATCAGGACGGTGACGGCTACGGAGTCGGGGCCTCGACTCGCCTCGCGTGCAGCGTGCCGGACGGCTGGGCCTCGAACCCGCTGGACTGCGACGACGCGCGCACCTTCGTGAACCCGGCGGTCCCCGAGAGCTGCAATGCGCTCGACGACGACTGCGACGGAGACACGGACGAGGGGCTCGAGCGCACGTTCTACCTGGACGATGACGGTGACGGGTTCGGCGCCACCGCCTCCGCCAGCATGGCGTGCACGCCGCCCAGCGCGGACCACACGGAGCGCGGGGGTGACTGCGACGACGCCTCGGCGGCGCGCAGCCCCGTGGGGCTCGAGGCCTGCAACGGCGCCGACGACGACTGCGACACCAGCACGGACGAAGGCGTGCTGCGCACGTACTACCTGGACGCCGACGGTGACGGCGTGGGTGGTCTCACGACGCAGAGCGCGTGCTCGCCCCCCACCAACTACGTGGCCCTCGGCGGCGACTGCGCGGACAGCAACGCGGCGCGCTACCCGGGCCGCTTCGACGCGTGCAACGGCGTGGACGACGACTGCAACGGCTCCATCGACCCGGGCTGCGACTGCGAAGACGGGGACACGCAGACCAACTGCGGGCCCGCCACCGGCATGGGCGAGTGCGTGATCGGCACGCAGCTCTGCATCGGCGGGCAGTGGGGGGAGTGCGTGGGCGCCGTGGCCACCAGCCTAGAGACCTGTGACGGCCGCGACGAGGACTGCGACGGCGTCATCGACAACGGCGTGCGGGCCACGGGCTGCTTCGCCGACGCCGACGCCGACACCTACGGCACGGGCATCGCCACCACGCAGTGCCGTGACGCCGCGCGCCCCGCGCATGGCTTCTGCCCCGCGGGCTACACCAACCGCGGCGGCGACTGCAACGACAGCGACGCGTCGGTACGGCCGGGGTCGACCGAGGCCTGCAACGGCCGCGACGACGACTGCACGGGCAGTGCCGATGACGGCATGGGGATGGTCTGCATCGCCGGGTCGAGCCGTGCGGGAGTGGGCAACAACGGGTTCTGCGCGAGCGTGCCGGGGACCTACCAGTGCGTGGCGTGCACCAGCGAGGTCTTCACGGCGTCACCCCTGCCGAGACCTGCAACGGCCTCGACGACGACTGCGATGGCGCGGTGGACGATGCATTCTCCTGCGTTCGGAACTCGACGGCGCATGCGTGCGTGA